The genomic window GAGGGTCTTCCAGACTGGGCGAACTTCTGGAAGAGTTGGCCACGGGGCTGGAGCAAGGGCTTCTGCCAGCAGGAATATTCAACGACCCGGAGATTTTCGAACGCGAGAAGGAAAAAATCTTCTCTCGTTCGTGGATTTTCCTAGCCCACACCTCAGAAATCCCAAGCCCCGGGGATTATGTGCTCAGGTACATACTAGACAACGCCTTCATCGTCGTCCGGGGCGAAGACGGCCAAGTCCGCGCCTTCCTGGATATGTGCCGCCACCGCGGAATGCGAGTGTGCCGAGCAGAAGCAGGCAATGCCAGCCACTTCCGCTGTCCCTTCCATGGCTGGACTTACCGCAACGATGGCGCCCTGGTGGGGGTACCTGCGGAGCGCGAGGCTTTTGGGGAAGGCTTTTCCAAAGCAGACTGGAGCCTTCTTCCCATCCCTAAGCTAGAAGAGTTTGACGGCCTCCTTTTCGGCAATCTGAGCCCGGAGGCTCCCTCCCTTAAAGAATGGTTAGGAGACGCATCCTGGTACCTGGAGCTGGTCACCAAGCGAAGCCACGCAGGCCTCGAGGTCCTGGGCCCTCCCCAACGCTTTGTGGTAAACACGGACTGGAAGCTGGCTCTGGAAACCTTCATCAGCGATAGCTACCACACCCTGATGACCCACCGGAGCCTCATTGAGCTCGGCATCGCTCCCCGTGACGCCAAATACGCCATGTACGGGGAACAAATCCATATACCCGGCAAGGGACATGGAACCATGGTGGTCGGAGGCCCTCCAGGAGCCAAACTTCCTCCCTTCTGGGGGTATCCAGAGGAGATGATGGAGCGAGCCAAGACCTCTTATCCCACCCGGACGCACTGGGAAGTGGCAAAGGAGACCAGGATTTTCCTCATCACCCTCTTCCCCAATTTCTCCTTGCATAACCCCATCCGCAAACCCGACCACTTGTACCCAAAACCCGTGCCCATGCTTACCTTCCGGGTCTGGCATCCCTTAGGGCCTGGGCGTATCGAGGTGGTCTCCTGGGGCCTAGTGGAAAAGGATGCTCCCGAATGGTTCAAAGAAAAGGCCCTCCATTCCTACATGAGGTTCTTCGGGTCCTCAGGAACTTTCGAGCAGGACGACACCGAGATCTGGTCGCATGTGGCGCGTAACGCTGGAAGTACCCTTGGCCGCAGGGTGCTCTTCAACTACCAGATGGGCCGAGGCGTGGCTCCCGACCCCAACTGGCCCGGCCCGGGCGTGGCTTATCCCATTAACTTCACTGACGAAAACCTCCGCAACTTCTATCGCCGTTATTTGGAACTCATGCTGGACTAAAGGGGATGCGATGAACCTCACTCAGGAGATCCTGGACTTTCTCTATGGCGAAGCGGAGCTCCTAGACGAGGGCCGCTACCGCGAGTGGCTGGACCTCCTCACGGAGGATATTCTGTACCGGGTGCCGGTACGCCTAACGCGGGAACGCCTCCCCCAAGGCGGCCATAGCGGAATCAGTGAGCAGATGTTCCACCTCGATGAGGACCGGACTTCCTTGGAGATGCGCGTAGCCCGCTTGGAAACCGGTTTTGCCTGGGCCGAAGATCCCCCCTCCCGGCTCCGCCACTTTGTTACCAACGTGCGGATAGGCGAACCTCGCCACACGCCCCTCGGGGAGGAAGTAGAGGTTCGATCCTACGTCTTGGTGTTCCGTAGCCGCTGGGATCAGCCTGACTTTACCTTCCTCTCCGCAGAAAGGCACGATACTCTCCGCAAGCAGAATGGGTCATGGAAGCTGGCTAAAAGGTTGGTCATCCTGGATCATTCCACATTGCCAACCCATAACCTAAGCTTCTTCCTATAGGAGGCTCCTAGATGACTTTAAGCAACGAGTTTACAACGGTCATTGTGGAGAAGATCCGGACCCGGAACGGGGAACGCCTCCGCATTACCTCCCCCCGGCTTGGCTACAGCATCGACCTGGATCCCCTGGAGTTGGAAGCCCTTACCTGGCAAACGGTGGACACCTTTTCTCGGCTACTACACACCCCATACGGGCCTGAGGAAGAGGGAGTAGACGTACACCCCCTTTCCGATCTGGTCCTGTTCGGAGGTGGAGATGCGTAGAGTACAGGTGGGGATTGTGGGCGCTGGCCCAGCGGGCCTGCTCCTGGCTCACCTCCTCCGGCAAGCGGGGGTGGATGGGGTAGTCCTCGAGGCCAAAAGCCGCCAGTACCTGGAAACAAGCCCTCACCGTATACGCGCAGGGGTCCTGGAGTGGGGCACCAAGGAGATTGCCCTGAAAGCAGGCGTCGGCGATCGCATGCTTCACGAGGGCCTCGAGCACAGGGGCATTTACATCGCCCTCAATGGCCGCCTGCACCGAATTGACTTCGCTACCCTTGTGGGCCAAGGGATCTGGGTTTATGGCCAGCAGTATCTGGTACGGGACATGATCAACCACCACTTGCAAGCGGGTGGAGAGATCCTCTTTGAGCACGAGGTGGTGGATCTAAAACAGCTGGAGCAAAA from Thermus caldifontis includes these protein-coding regions:
- a CDS encoding aromatic ring-hydroxylating oxygenase subunit alpha — protein: MPWSKIVGGSSRLGELLEELATGLEQGLLPAGIFNDPEIFEREKEKIFSRSWIFLAHTSEIPSPGDYVLRYILDNAFIVVRGEDGQVRAFLDMCRHRGMRVCRAEAGNASHFRCPFHGWTYRNDGALVGVPAEREAFGEGFSKADWSLLPIPKLEEFDGLLFGNLSPEAPSLKEWLGDASWYLELVTKRSHAGLEVLGPPQRFVVNTDWKLALETFISDSYHTLMTHRSLIELGIAPRDAKYAMYGEQIHIPGKGHGTMVVGGPPGAKLPPFWGYPEEMMERAKTSYPTRTHWEVAKETRIFLITLFPNFSLHNPIRKPDHLYPKPVPMLTFRVWHPLGPGRIEVVSWGLVEKDAPEWFKEKALHSYMRFFGSSGTFEQDDTEIWSHVARNAGSTLGRRVLFNYQMGRGVAPDPNWPGPGVAYPINFTDENLRNFYRRYLELMLD
- a CDS encoding aromatic-ring-hydroxylating dioxygenase subunit beta, with the translated sequence MNLTQEILDFLYGEAELLDEGRYREWLDLLTEDILYRVPVRLTRERLPQGGHSGISEQMFHLDEDRTSLEMRVARLETGFAWAEDPPSRLRHFVTNVRIGEPRHTPLGEEVEVRSYVLVFRSRWDQPDFTFLSAERHDTLRKQNGSWKLAKRLVILDHSTLPTHNLSFFL
- a CDS encoding dihydrodiol dehydrogenase; amino-acid sequence: MTLSNEFTTVIVEKIRTRNGERLRITSPRLGYSIDLDPLELEALTWQTVDTFSRLLHTPYGPEEEGVDVHPLSDLVLFGGGDA